Proteins from a genomic interval of Crassostrea angulata isolate pt1a10 chromosome 7, ASM2561291v2, whole genome shotgun sequence:
- the LOC128155903 gene encoding uncharacterized protein LOC128155903 yields MADNSQAKKKTDYPAQKPGIIKKIEDKLEKVGDVIQEKIEAAGNFLESEWNKHNFGPALANFVTGAQIQLISKASGHSLHIVQDPSGELIVEGKGDIGPQAWNSIWTVFNDGNNQVHLYNYNNFLGIVDGETKVIHVETGAQVPVEAKLQLVLSGELMVSLQSTVEHGRCIGINADGTLLSPKHCFASDEHSLFGILLFKTTGQQLLEQNKEEKKDQPMEQAEEKKDQPMEQAEEKK; encoded by the exons ATGGCAGACAATTCTCAAGCCAAAAAGAAAACTGATTACCCAGCTCAAAAG CCTGggataataaaaaagattgaaGACAAATTGGAGAAAGTCGGTGATGTTATTCAGGAAAAAATAGAAGCAGCCGGAAATTTTCTCGAGAGTGAATGGAACAAACACAACTTTGGTCCAGCCCTG GCCAATTTCGTAACTGGAGCTCAAATCCAGCTCATTTCCAAAGCCAGTGGACATTCGCTCCACATTGTGCAGGATCCGTCTGGTGAACTGATAGTGGAGGGTAAAGGGGACATCGGGCCACAGGCCTGGAATT CGATATGGACTGTATTCAACGACGGAAACAACCAAGTCCATCTTTACAACTACAATAATTTTCTAGGAATTGTTGATGGAGAAACTAAAGTCATCCATGTG GAGACTGGAGCCCAAGTGCCAGTTGAAGCCAAGCTTCAGTTGGTGTTGAGTGGGGAACTAATGGTATCTCTTCAATCAACTGTGGAACATGGTCGATGCATTGGTATCAATGCAGATGGTACCCTCTTATCGCCAAAGCATTGTTTCGCCTCTGACGAACATTCTCTTTTTGGAATTCTTCTGTTT AAAACCACGGGTCAACAATTACTTGAGCAGAataaagaagagaaaaaagaCCAACCAATGGAACAAGCTGAAGAGAAAAAAGATCAACCAATGGAGCAAGCTGAAGAGAAAAAGTGA